One Streptosporangium becharense genomic window, CGTGCCGGGGACGGCCACCTGTGGAACGAGGGCTTCCAGCTGGGCGACTGGCTCGACCCCGCCGCTCCCCCGGACCGCCCCTTCGAGGCGCGCACCGACCGTGCCCTCGTCGCCACCGCCTACCTGGCCCGTTCGGCCCGCCTGCTGTCGCGGGCCGCCGCCGTGCTGGGCGACGAGGAGGGGCGTCGGCGTTACGGCGACCTCGCCGACCGGGTGCGCGCCGCCTTCGACGCCGAGTACGTCTCGCCCTCCGGCCGCCTGGTCGGCGACTCCCAGACCGCCTACGCGCTCGCCCTGCGGTTCGACCTCGTCGCCGGGGCCGACCGCCGCGACCGGGCGGGCCGGCGCCTGGTCGAGCTCGTCCGCGAGAGCGGCCACCGTATCGGCACCGGTTTCGTCGGCACCCCGCTGATCTGCGACGCCCTGGTCGCCGCCGGTGCCCCCGACGACGCCTACCACCTGCTCATGCAGCGCGAGTGCCCGTCCTGGCTCTACCCGGTGACCATGGGGGCCACCACGGTCTGGGAGCGCTGGGACAGCCTGCTGCCCGACGGTTCGGTCAACCCCGGCGACATGACCTCCTTCAACCACTACGCGCTCGGCGCGGTCGCCGACTGGCTGCACCGCACCGTCGCCGGGCTGGCCCCCGCCGCCCCCGGATACCGGCGCATCCTGGTGCGTCCGGTGCCCGGCGGGGGCCTGCGCCACGCCCGCGCCACGCACCTGACCCCGTACGGGAAGGCGGAGGTGCGCTGGGAACGCGCCGGCGGTCGCCTCCGCGTCGAGATCGCCGTCCCCGCGGGGGCGACGGCCACGGTCGTCCTGCCCGCCGAGCCCGACCGGCCGATCGAGATCGGCGCGGGACGCCACCACTTCGAGTGCGCCTTCCGCGACGCCGCCGACGACCCGGTCGCCGAGCGGCCCGCCTTCTTCGGCCCGCCGAGCCCGCAGCCGGACGACGCCGCGAACCCGGTCGTCGAAGGCGCCTGAGGCGGACCCGAGAACACCGAGAGCAGGAGACACCACCGGCATGACAGCCGCCGAGCCGTACCAGGACGCTCACCATCCGGTCACCGAACGCGTCGAGGACCGCCCCTCCGGCCCGCGATCAGCTCGGTGACGGCCGCCACGTCGTGCGGGCGTCGAAGACCACGCGCTCGGTGTCGTCGCCGAGGACCCAGGCGTTGTTGTCGACGTCGAAGGTCTGGCCGTCCAGACTGAAGGTGCCGGAGGTGACGGTACGGTCGATTCGGGTACCCGCCGCAGGACCGCCGGCGACGGCTCCGGTGCTCACAGGACCACCACCGAGCGCAGCACCTCGCCGCGGTGCATCTTGGCGAAGGCGTCCTCGACGTCGCCCAGGCCGATCGTCTCGGAGACGAACCGGTCCAGATCCAGGCGGCCCTGCAGGTACAGGTCGATGAGCATCGGGAAGTCGCGGCTGGGCAGGCAGTCGCCGTACCAGGAGGACTTCAGCGCGCCGCCGCGGCCGAAGACGTCCAGCAGCGGCAGCTCCAGCGTCATCTCCGGGGTGGGCACGCCGACCAGCACCACGGTCCCGGCCAGGTCGCGGGCGTAGAAGGCCTGCTTGTAGGTCTCCGGGCGGCCGACCGCCTCGATGACCACGTCCGCGCCGAACCCACCGGTCAGCTCCCGGATCGCCTCCACCGGATCGCTCTGGCGGGAGTTGACCGTGTGGGTGGCGCCGAAGTCCGTGGCCCAGCCGAGCTTGCGGTCGTCCACGTCCACCGCGATGATCTTCGAGGCGCCGGCCAGCGACGCCCCCAGGATCGCCGCGTCACCGACCCCGCCGCAGCCGATCACGGCCACACTGTCGCCGCGGGTCACGCCGCCGGTGTTGATCGCCGCGCCGATGCCCGCCATCACCCCGCAGCCCAGCAGCCCGGCCACCGTCGCGGCCGCCGCCTGGTCGACCTTGGTGCACTGTCCGGCCGCGACCAGGGTCTTCTCGGCGAACGCACCGATGCCCAGCGCCGCAGACAGCTCGGTGCCGTCCTCCAGGGTCATCTTCTGCGTGGCGTTGTGGGTGTTGAAGCAGTACCACGGGCGCCCGCGCAGGCAGGCGCGGCACCGGCCGCACACCGCCCGCCAGTTCAGGATCACGAAGTCGCCGGGGGCGACCTCGGTGACGCCCTCGCCGACCGCCTCGACCACCCCGGCGGCCTCGTGGCCGAGCAGGAACGGGAAGTCGTCGTTGATCCCGCCCTCGCGGTAGTGCAGGTCGGTGTGGCAGACCCCGCACGCCTGCACGGTGACCACCGCCTCACCTGGACCCGGGGCGGGTATCAGGATGGTCTCGACGGACACCGGTCCGCCCTTGGCGCGGGCGATCACTGCCTGAGCTTTGTATGTCATCGGATCCTCTGTTCCAGGTGGACGCGGATGGGGAGCGATTCCCAGGCGCGCAGGGTGTTGTTGTGGTGGCGCCGGGGCGTCCCGGCGAGCTCGAAGCGGTCGACGCGGCGTGCCAGCGCGATCAGCAGTGCCTCGGCCTCCAGGCGGGCGACGTGCTGGCCGACGCACTGGTGGATGCCCATGCCGAAGCCGACGTGCCCGGAGGGGTCACGGGACAGGTCGAAGGCGTCGGGGTCGTCCCAGCGGCGCGGATCGCGGTTGGCCGCGGCGAGGAACATCAGGATCTTCTTGCCCTCGGGGATGATCTCATTGCCGATCGGGACGTCACGGTCCGCGGTGCGGAAGAAGGTCTGTACGGGCGATTGCCAGCGCACGGCCTCGTCGAACGCGACCCGCGCCAGGCCGGGGTCCTCGCGCAGTCGCCTCCACTGCTCGGGATGGGTGGCGAAGGCGTACAGCACGGCGGCCAGGCCGTGCACGGTAGTGTCGACCCCGGCCGACAACAGGGAGCGCACGACCAGCGGCGCCTGCTCGCAGGTGATGTCGCCGCGATCCGCCGCCGCCCAGATCTGCGCGCCGAATCCGCCATCGGCCAGAACCTCGCGCCGGCACTGGGCGTCGACCCAGGCCGTCAGCTCGCTCACCCGGGGATCGCCCTTGGCCACCAGGTCGTTGGCCGGGCCGAAGGCGTTGAAGAGGTGGTCACCGTAGGGCAGCAGGTTCTCCCGGCCCTCGCGGGGGATGCCGACCGCGTCGGGGAACACTCGCAGCGGGAAGGCCTCGGCGAGCGACGTGACCGCGTCGAATTCGTGCTCGGCCAGTACCTTCTCCACCAGGTCCTCGGCCTCGGCGGACCATCGCTCGCGCAGCCTGCGCAGTGCTCGCGGGCCGAGAATCCTGGTCAGGACGGCACGCGGGGCGTCATGCCGGGGCGGGTCGGCCTCCAGCAGCAGACTGGGCGGGCGCCACGGCTTCTCATGGCGGAAGTTGCTCAGTCCCACCCCGGCCCCGGACGGGAAGCTCTGCCAGTCGGCCAGCGCGGCGTGCACGTGCTCGTGGCGGGCGAGGGCGTAGACGTCGTAGCGGGGCAGGTGGACCACCGGGCCGGCCGCCAGCAGGGCGGTGTGCAGTGGTACGGGATCTTCCAGCACGTCATGGGCGAACGGATCTGCGTCCAGCACGGGCAGGGTGGTCATGGCGGGATCCTTCACAGGTCGAGGACAAGGCGGTCGGAGCGGGAGCGGGAGACGCAGACGAACATGCAGTCCCCAGCCGCCCGCTCGGCGTCGTCCAGCAGCGCGTCGCGGTGGTCCGGCTCTCCCTCCAGCACGCCGGTCTCGCAGGTGCCGCACAGGCCGTGCCGGCAGGAGGACAGCACGCCAACCCCGGCATCATTGATCGCTTGCAGGACGGACTGGCCGGGGGCGACCGTCACCGACAACCCCGAACGGCGCAACTCCACCTCGAACGGCTCGTCGCGGGCGGGTGTGCCCAGGTCCTTGGCCACGAACCGTTCGGTGCGCAGCGATCCGGCGGGCCAGTCCGCGGCCCGTCGCTCCAGCGCCTCCAGCAACCCCGCAGGACCGCAGCAGTAGACCCTGGTGCCCTGCGGTAGCCGATCGGGCAGGTCGAGCAGACCGCATTCGTCCTGCGGGGCGAGGGTGACCCGCTCGCCGTAGCGGGCCAGCTCGCCGGTGAACGCCATCGACGCCCGGGTCCGCCCGCCGTACAGCAGGTGCCAGTCCGCGTCCAGCAGTTCGGCCTGGTAGATCATGGGCAGCAGCGGCGTGACGCCGATGCCGCCGGCGATGAACAGGTACCGCTCGGACGGCGCGAGGGGGAAGTTGTTGCGCGGTCCGCCGATCGCGACCGTGTCGCCCTCGGCCAGCACGTCGTGGACGTAGGCCGATCCGCCCCGGCCGTCCAGCTCGCGCAGCACGCCGATCCGATAGGTGTGCGGGTCCCAGCGGTCGCCGCACAGCGAGTACTGGCGGGTCAACCCGTTCGGCAGGATGAGGTCGATGTGCGCGCCGGGCGTCCAGTCCGGCAGCCGCCCGCCGTGCGGGTGCTCCAGGGTCAGGGCCACTACGCCATCGGCCACCTGCGTCTTCGTCGCGATTCTCAGGTCCAGCGAGGTCATCGGTTCTCCTCGGTCGGGATGCGGAAGGCGCGCACCGCCAGCCCGCCGGTGACCAGGACCACGGCCACCAGCAGGTAGAGCAGCCCGGGTCCCCATCCGGCGTCCAGCAGCCACCCGGCCACCAGTGGGGACACGATCGCGCCGATCCTGCCGACACCGATGCCCCAGCCGACGCCGGTCGCGCGCACCTCGGGCGGGTAGATGGAGGGGGTCAGGGCGTACAGGCCGGCGACGCAGCCGTTGACGAACAGTCCGATCAGTACGCCCAGCGTGAGGACCAGGGCGTACGCCGAGGTGGCGGGCACGAACGCGGCCAGCAGCGCCGCCGTGGCGAGCGC contains:
- a CDS encoding S-(hydroxymethyl)mycothiol dehydrogenase, producing the protein MTYKAQAVIARAKGGPVSVETILIPAPGPGEAVVTVQACGVCHTDLHYREGGINDDFPFLLGHEAAGVVEAVGEGVTEVAPGDFVILNWRAVCGRCRACLRGRPWYCFNTHNATQKMTLEDGTELSAALGIGAFAEKTLVAAGQCTKVDQAAAATVAGLLGCGVMAGIGAAINTGGVTRGDSVAVIGCGGVGDAAILGASLAGASKIIAVDVDDRKLGWATDFGATHTVNSRQSDPVEAIRELTGGFGADVVIEAVGRPETYKQAFYARDLAGTVVLVGVPTPEMTLELPLLDVFGRGGALKSSWYGDCLPSRDFPMLIDLYLQGRLDLDRFVSETIGLGDVEDAFAKMHRGEVLRSVVVL
- a CDS encoding PDR/VanB family oxidoreductase — protein: MTSLDLRIATKTQVADGVVALTLEHPHGGRLPDWTPGAHIDLILPNGLTRQYSLCGDRWDPHTYRIGVLRELDGRGGSAYVHDVLAEGDTVAIGGPRNNFPLAPSERYLFIAGGIGVTPLLPMIYQAELLDADWHLLYGGRTRASMAFTGELARYGERVTLAPQDECGLLDLPDRLPQGTRVYCCGPAGLLEALERRAADWPAGSLRTERFVAKDLGTPARDEPFEVELRRSGLSVTVAPGQSVLQAINDAGVGVLSSCRHGLCGTCETGVLEGEPDHRDALLDDAERAAGDCMFVCVSRSRSDRLVLDL
- a CDS encoding cytochrome P450; translation: MTTLPVLDADPFAHDVLEDPVPLHTALLAAGPVVHLPRYDVYALARHEHVHAALADWQSFPSGAGVGLSNFRHEKPWRPPSLLLEADPPRHDAPRAVLTRILGPRALRRLRERWSAEAEDLVEKVLAEHEFDAVTSLAEAFPLRVFPDAVGIPREGRENLLPYGDHLFNAFGPANDLVAKGDPRVSELTAWVDAQCRREVLADGGFGAQIWAAADRGDITCEQAPLVVRSLLSAGVDTTVHGLAAVLYAFATHPEQWRRLREDPGLARVAFDEAVRWQSPVQTFFRTADRDVPIGNEIIPEGKKILMFLAAANRDPRRWDDPDAFDLSRDPSGHVGFGMGIHQCVGQHVARLEAEALLIALARRVDRFELAGTPRRHHNNTLRAWESLPIRVHLEQRIR